The DNA sequence TGCGCGACCGACGACGGCCGGGTCACCGCACTGGCCTGGCAGCCCGTCGGCGGGACGGACGGACCGGACGCGCCCGAGCGGCACGACGTGCGGCTGTCGGTGCCGATGACGGGTCCGCGCGCGTTCGTCCGCCGGGAACGGGTCAACGAGCACGACGGCAACGCGTTCGGCGCGTGGCGCGAACTGGGCCGTCCCCGCTCACCCGGCCCGCGCACGCTCGACGTGCTGCGCGACTGCGCCCGTCCCGCCGTGGAGCACCGGTCGGCCGAGGTCGTGGCCGGGCGGGTCGCGCTGGACCTCGCGCTGGCCCGGCACGAGGTCACGTTCGTCGAAGTGGTCCCGGTGCACGCCGAAGAGCACGAGGGTCTGGACGACCGGCGGCTGCTCGGCGCGTCCGACGACCGGCTCGTGGCGCCGCACGAGAGGCGGTGACGGTGTCCGCGCCACGACGGGGTGATCCCGCCGCCGAGATCGGGACTGGCATCCTGTCGCGCATCGCCTCGGTCGTGTACTGGTTCGTCGTCATCGAGGCCATGATCGTGCTGACGACGGCCCCCGGGTTCCTCGCGCTGCTGTTCCTGGATCGCGGCGCGGGCAACGCGCCGCTGGTCGGGCTGTGCTTCGCCCCCGTCGGCCCGGCGCTGTCGGCCGCCGTCTACGCCTGGCGGGTGTTCCTGGCCGACCGGGACCTCTCCCCCGCCCGGCACTTCCGCCGCGGCTACCGGCTCAACTGGCTCGACGTGCTGCGCTGGTGGCTGCCCGCCCTGGCGGTGCTCACCGTGATCGGTTTCAGCCTGGCCAACCTGGAGCTCGCCGCCGTGCCCGCCGGGTACGGCCTCGTGCTGGTCGTCGTCGCCGTGGCCGTCCTGGTCTGGTCGACGCAGGCGCTGGTGCTGTCGTCCACGCTCTCCCTGCGCACCCGTGACACGGCACGCCTCGCGTCCTACTACCTGGCCGCACGGCCCGCGAGCGCGCTCGGCGCGTTGTCGTTGCTCGTCGCGGCCGGAGGGCTCGTCGTGCTCACCTCGGACTGGGTGCTCGCGCTGCTGGCCGCACCGTTCACCCTCCTCCTGCTGCGCAACGCCGAACCGGTACTGCGTGACGCCACGGAAAGGTTCACCGCGTGACCTCGCAGATCATGCCCCCGAGCATCGGTTACGGCGGCGACTACAACCCGGAGCAATGGCCCCGGGAGGTCTGGGACGACGACTACGCCGCGTTCAAGCTCGCCGGCATCAACACGGTCACGGTGGGTGTGTTCGCCTGGGCGCACCTGGAACCCGCCGAGTTCCGCTACGACTTCTCGACGCTGGACGCGATCGTGGAACGGGCGACGGCCGAGGGCATGCGGGTCGTGCTGGCGACCCCGAGCGGCGCGATGCCGCCGTGGCTGGCACGCAAGTACCCGGACGCCTGCCGGGTCGACTTCGAGGGGCGGCGGCACGTCTACGGGCAGCGGCACAACGCCTGCCCCTCCTCGCGCGACTTCCGCCGTGCGGCCGTGGCGCTGGCAGGGCGGCTGGCACGGCGGTACGGGACCAACCCGGCGGTCGTGGCCTGGCACATCGGCAACGAGTACGGCGGCGCGTGCTGGTGCCCGGAGTGCGGCGACGCGTTCCGCAAGTGGCTGCGCGGGCGCTACGGCTCGCTCGACCGGCTCAACGACGCGTGGAACACCACGTTCTGGTCCCACACGTTCACCAAGTGGTCGCAGATCGAGCCGCCGAACGCGTTGTCCGAGCACTGGCGCGGGCCCGACCACACCGCGTTCCAGGGCATCACGCTGGACTACAAGCGGTTCATGTCCGACCAGCTGCTCGAAGGGTTCCTGGCGGAGAAGGCGGCCATCCGCGAGCACGCGCCGGACACGCCCGTGACGACGAACATGATGGGCCTCTACCAGCCGATCGACTACCACCGCTGGGCGCCGCACCTGGACTTCGCGTCGTGGGACAACTACCCGCCGGCGGACCGCTCGTCCACCCGCACGGCCGCGCGCATGGCGTTGACGCACGGGCTGATGCGCGGCCTGCGCGACGGCGACCCGTTCTGGGTGATGGAGCAGACCCCCTCGGTCACCGCGTCGCGTGACGTGAACCCGGTCAAGCGCCCCGGCGTGCTGCGGCTGTGGTCGTGGCAGTCGGTCGCGCACGGCGCGGACGCGGTGCTGTACTTCCAGCTCCGGCAGTCCCGCGGCGCGTGCGAGAAGTACCACGGCGCCGTGCTCGACCACGCGGGCCGCACGGACACCCGCGTGTTCCGGGAGGTCGCCGAGGTGGGCGCCGAGTTCGCCCGCGTCGGTGACGCGGTGCTGGGCGGCCGCACCCCCGCGCGTGCCGCGCTGCTGGTCGACTGGGACAGCTGGTGGGCCGTCGAGATGTCCGACGGACCCAACCGCAACGTGCGCTACCTGGACGTCCTCACCACCTACCACCGCGCGCTGTGGCAGGCCAACGTGCCGCTCGACGTGGTGCCCGTGACCGCCGACCTGTCCGGCTACGAGGTCGTCGTCGCGCCGCTGCTGCACATGGTGAAAGGCGACCTGGCCGACCGGGTGACCGCGCTGGTGGAGCGTGGCGGCACGTTCGTCACCACCGCCCTGTCCGGCCGCGTGGACGAGGACGACAACGCGTTCCTGACCGATGTGCCGGGGCCGTTCGGGGCGCTGCTCGGCCTGCGGGTCGAGGAGACCGACGCGCAGCAGCCCGACGTGGTGAACCCCGTGACGCTGTTCGGCGCGGAGCACGACGCCCGGCACG is a window from the Saccharothrix saharensis genome containing:
- a CDS encoding DUF624 domain-containing protein, which gives rise to MSAPRRGDPAAEIGTGILSRIASVVYWFVVIEAMIVLTTAPGFLALLFLDRGAGNAPLVGLCFAPVGPALSAAVYAWRVFLADRDLSPARHFRRGYRLNWLDVLRWWLPALAVLTVIGFSLANLELAAVPAGYGLVLVVVAVAVLVWSTQALVLSSTLSLRTRDTARLASYYLAARPASALGALSLLVAAGGLVVLTSDWVLALLAAPFTLLLLRNAEPVLRDATERFTA
- a CDS encoding beta-galactosidase — translated: MTSQIMPPSIGYGGDYNPEQWPREVWDDDYAAFKLAGINTVTVGVFAWAHLEPAEFRYDFSTLDAIVERATAEGMRVVLATPSGAMPPWLARKYPDACRVDFEGRRHVYGQRHNACPSSRDFRRAAVALAGRLARRYGTNPAVVAWHIGNEYGGACWCPECGDAFRKWLRGRYGSLDRLNDAWNTTFWSHTFTKWSQIEPPNALSEHWRGPDHTAFQGITLDYKRFMSDQLLEGFLAEKAAIREHAPDTPVTTNMMGLYQPIDYHRWAPHLDFASWDNYPPADRSSTRTAARMALTHGLMRGLRDGDPFWVMEQTPSVTASRDVNPVKRPGVLRLWSWQSVAHGADAVLYFQLRQSRGACEKYHGAVLDHAGRTDTRVFREVAEVGAEFARVGDAVLGGRTPARAALLVDWDSWWAVEMSDGPNRNVRYLDVLTTYHRALWQANVPLDVVPVTADLSGYEVVVAPLLHMVKGDLADRVTALVERGGTFVTTALSGRVDEDDNAFLTDVPGPFGALLGLRVEETDAQQPDVVNPVTLFGAEHDARHVFEVVVPDDAEVLGTYGADFYAGTPAVTRSARGRGHAWYVATLLDDSGVDAVVRSALAHHDLLGPLADSPDVEVTDRITADGTRYLFILNHGPARTVPIPVPGTDLLTDRPLSSGEPLELPPTAVLVVRCDPER